The sequence ggccgacAGTCCCCTGGGGCTTGACAGCAGCTGAGACTTAAGGGGCAGCTCTCCCGGCTTTGGCCACACAAGAGGCCTCCAGGGAAGTGCTGAGCTCTGAGGGTGCCCACTTCACTCGCCACCTGAAAGCTTAGAGAAAGGAACAGATGCAGACATGggtttatttttcaatgttttttaaagaaataaaaccttcCAAGCTCACTGAGTCCTCTCTCCCTGTTGGTGTAAGGACCCTGGGCACCCCGGCCCGACAGGAACCCATCCTCCTGCAGGAAGGCGGCTAGGCTGCGTCTTGCCCACAGGGACTGGGTCCCTGCCCAGTGGGGAGAATAAAGAGGAGGAGGTAGCTCAGATTCCAAACATTCTCTTTATTACGTGTTTGATCCAGAGGAGAAACGAAGTGCAGGagtggggggctgggtggggagggccgCCTTGCCTGGGAGCCCCTGGCCACCATCCCCCCCCTTGGGAGCCAAGCcatgccctcccagcccctcggAGCACCAGGGCTGTTCCataggggaggagggggggaggggaaggagggagcccTTGGTCGGAGCCGAGCCCGAAGCTGGGCTTGGGGGCAGGAGGACTGAGGTTGGCGTGGCCCCTTCCTGGGACCCAAGGGCTTTAATTGCCAAGGAGCCtggcctgggagtgggggtgatGAGTAGGGGTGGAGTCATCAtaaatcaaaaaaataataaaataataaaataaaaaataaaacccatcaCAAAAAATGTACAACTCAGGTGAGGGTAGGGGCAGCCTCTGTGCTGGACCCCTTCCCCCAATTTCTCAAGAACAGAAACAGCAGAGAAATAAATTAAGGGATGCAGCGGCCACCACCAGCCAAGCGCCCAccaccagccactcccaccctggccacaggTTAGCAGGCTGGgagtggcctggcctggcccccacccagtGGAGGGCAGAGGCCGGCCCTGCTGCCCTATCCGCCCCCGCCAGtggcctgcaggctctgggcAGTGTCTCCTGAGAGGAGGGGTGACAGTGTCAGGAAGAAAGGCAAGGCCAGAGATGAGTGGTTAGGGAAGTCACTGCTATGGAACTAGCTGGTGCCCAGATTAATGCCAATGACGGAGCCGTGGGGAGAGAGGAGCTGCGAGTGAGCGGCTTCGCTCTGCGCCTTCAGACAAAGGCTCTCCCATAATGGAGAACGCCCAGCCCAGGCGGCCCCCTGGGGCCCGGGAGCCCATCTGCCCAGcagtcccctcccctgtcccagcccTAGGGTCAGCCCCGCCTTCTTCCCCGGGAGGGGGTGGGACAAGATGGCACAGACTTTTGAGGGGGGGACCAAGGTCCCCACAGCAGCTTGTGGAAGGAAATGCCCAGCTCTGGGAAGGGGGGCAGAGGATACAGTGTGGGGGGAGGCTGGAGCCCCACGCCTCGCTGCCAGCCCACCCACCTCAGGGCTGcacagcacccccaccccagcccctagCCCCCCAGGCTCCAGCCCAGGGGCCTGAGGTCAGGGGAAGGCCACCTCTGGTGGTTTgcttggagggagggggagaggggagaagcccGCAGTGGGCCTGGCGGAGGGCCTGACAGGGAGCTCCACCACTCTTGCCTGAGAGTGTTCCAGCCCTGAGCCACCCTCCCGGGAAACCCCACAGATCCAGTCTCGACTGTCCCAATGGGGCAGGGAGGAAAAATGGccgctgggattttttttttcttttttctttttggtaataAAAAAGTTCTTGGTTTAGGCGAAATACTCTGTGCAACCGCAGTACCGAGgggagccctgcccccaccctcccttcctttacctcctgtgggagagggggagggcggCATCTGGGCAGGGGTCAACGTGGGGGGAAAGAACCGTCTCCCATCCCCACAAACATGGAAGAAAAAACTGAGCAGGGCGGGAGGGAGAAGTGCCAGCAGGGGGAGACACGCCATCCGTCTGCAGTCTCGCCCAGGTGGGCCGGAGCGGTGGGCCAGCAGCTAAGTCCAGCGGCCCGCCTCCGTCGCCCCCCACTCCTGGCAGCCTGTTAAAGCTTCAGCTCGTTGGCTATTTTGGAGGCAATGTTTTTGAAGGCCATGGAGGTGCCCGATATCCGCTTAAACCGCACCCCGTTGAGGGAGAGCCGCGGCAGTTTGCACACCTCCATCTCCCACTGCACGAAGTCCTCGTGGCCCGGCGTGCCGTGCATGCACAGCAGCATGTACTTCTCGTGCAGCTCGTTCTGGCAGCTGTTGGCGTCCAGCACCTTGCGGATCTCCCGCATCATCTCGTTGGGCTCCATGGAGCTCGTGGTCTTCATGCTCCAGGTGAAGCGGAGCGAGCGCGGCTTGGCCTCCCGGGACTCCTCCTTGTCCTTGTCGCTGCCACCGCCGCCCACCACGTGAGGCCTGCGGAGAGGCAGAGCCGCGTCAGGCACCGAGGACCCACCCAGGGCACCACCCTGGCGCCAGGGACCctgagagcagagcagagcagagcagcgggcgggcgggcgagaGGCGTGGGCAGTCCTGGCCTCCACCTGGGCAGAGGTGAGGAGCCAGGCAGAAGCCGCCGCGGGCGGGGCAGGGGTACAGTCGTGCTCCCCTTTGAAGAGGGCAGGGTCAGGGAGGAACGGGGAGCCCGCTCGGCAGCCTGAATTCCAGGCTGGACACGGGAAGCCAAGGGCCCAGACAGGTGAGCAGGGCTCCGCCTTCCAGAGGCAGAAGGGCCCGCCCTGCGCTGGGGGTTCTCTGAGGAAAAGGGAAGCCTCAAGAGGGTGGCGAAGGGGTGGCAGGAGGAGAGGAGCGGGAGGCGGGGCAAGCCCGGAGGCCGGGGCAGGGCCGGTGCTGGCTCCAGCCCGCTCACCTGAGAGTCTCCACTCGATCTTTGCTTTCAGGTTCATTCAGGTTCCTCAAAAAACAGAGCGAGGGAGAGTTTAGTGCTGGGACTTCTCGCTCCTTCCACCGCCGCAGACCCAGGTGAGGCAGTCCAGGGAGGTGCCACCGAGGGCAGGCAGGACCCAGCCCTGAGGCCGCTTTCCAGTCACCTGGCAGGCCACCATGGCTCTGCGGCACCTCACACCGGCAGCGCTCGTCCCTTTCCAACAGGGAGCCCGCCCCTCCCCACAGTCCCAGAggagtgtgctggggagggaggctgtggaGGTGCAGGCACCCGCACCCAGCAGTCAccgggcaggcagggccctggcccACGGCCAGGCTGCTGTACGGGGGTCTTCTCAGAACCACAGgcctctggggggaggggctgggagctcagAGGGCCAAGCTCTGGAACTGCTTTGATGTGCTCAGGGATGGTGCCTGGGGCcgggtggggaggagaagggcccCAGACTAGCCCACCTCCCCCATTCTTTGAtaactcccctgcctgccaggctgCCAAGCCATCAGATTATACGGAAGAGAGGacgcagggcagggccgggcagACACcttgggtgtggggagaggtcTGGCCCCGCTGAGCGGCTTCTCCAGCTCCGGGCTGGAAGATGGGTGCCTGGAGCTGGGAAATTGGGGGTtgcagaggagggcagggtgtgaggagagagagagagagcagcagcagcacatgTAAAAGGAACACAAAGACATCAGACACACAAATGCAGACAAGCGCACTGCGCGCCTGGAGCCTGGCTGCTCTCTCCGGCCACACCTGGCTCTTGCCCTGTGGGTGGAGGCGCCTGCAGGGCTGGCCCCCACATGAGTCAACAGCCAGCCATGCAGTGAAGAGCTGGGTGGGGTCGGGtaggaggaaggggaaagcctGAAGACCCTGTCTCGGCTGTTTCTCTGTCAGCTGGGGCACCAACGTGCCTACCAGGTGTCCTAGCACAGGGCCGGGCCGACAACCTTGGCAAACCTGGCCCTTGGTCTTCAGCTTGGTATTTGGCCCACCCAGGCCTCCAGAGGGGATGAGGAGGCCCGGGGTGGGGACGGAGCCAGGATCCGGCCTAGGAAGGGAGGTGCCCGAGGGAGGGGGATCTCCCCGTTTTGCCAGGGCCCTAGAACATCCCAGCTCCTGGCTCTTTGGAAGCCACAGGCCATGGCTGTGTCAGCCCAGAAGGGAGGCGGTTTGGTTCATTCAGATACTGCTGGAGGCAGCAGGTGTGCTGGGGGGTGGCCCGAGCTCTGCAGGAGCTGCCAGAGGGGTGCTGTGCCCTATTTGTGAGGCGAAGGCTCCTTGGGCCCAGCGGCGGCAGACTGTAGCCCTGGGACCCGAGTCCCTGCGGTACATCCAAAGTCCTGCCACCCCTGGGACAGGGGCAGAAGGTCACAGAGCCCAGAGGTTCGCAGGGACAGAGACAGGGAAGCCAGGAGACCCAGAATGAGAGACCATCCCAGGTGCACTGTCGACCTCAGCAGGGAGACCCTCTTGGGAGCACATGCACAGACAGGGGAAGGGCCAGAACACAAACCCCATGTTCGAGACCAAAGACCAAAAcccagaggtggggtgggggaggagccaaTCTTAAAGGGAGAATTCCCTGAGGAGACCCCCTTGCTTGGGGATAGGCCCAGCATCTTCAAAGTCATCTGCCCGAGTGGGCAAATGTGGCCTCACGCGGCGGCCCAGTCCGAGCCGTCTTCATCCCTTTAAGATGGCAGAGGGCCACACAGATGTGGTTAGCAGACggagggggagcaggagccgGAAAAGGGGAGTTAGTGACAGAGGAGGACACGGACACGGACAcaggacagacacacacacacacagtgggctCAACGCCTACCTTCTGGCAAACCTGAAAGACagatttctaaaaaaacaaacaaaaaaagacaaaataaaaaaagaaataaaaaaacaaaaacaacaagacGGTATGTGGATAAGCAGGTAGGGGTGGACTTTACAGGTTCAAGGGTCACCCCGTTTGTGGAAGAGCCGCTCAGCGAGACTAGAGTCCCAGGCTCGGGATCTGCTCGCGCCCGCCTGCAGCCCTGCACCTGAAttccagggctggccaggggcatGGTTTCTCTGTCTATTCCAGCTGAGCGGGCTGAAGCAGGCGGAAGGGCAGGCCGCCTGCTCTCTCCGGCCTCCGGCGGCTTCCTGAGCTACACTgagggggcagaggaagggtgGGATAGAGACAGGGACTATCCCAAGAGGCCAGATTGCTGGATGCACCTCAAGAATCAAAACCGTCCCTTTGGGGTGGTGGGGAGCCAGGTGTGGGAACCCTCATGAAGAGACTCCCACCCTGGTTCCCACACAAGAAAATCAGCGCATCAGGCTGCGAGGGAGGAGGCCGCCTGGGCCCCCACCAGCTGTTGCACTTATGGCCTTCATCCTGGCAACCCGGGGCCTGAGAGCGTGGCTGTAGCAGAGGGAGTGGCTGCAGCGAGACCCAACCAACCACTGGGTTCGGGGAAAGGAGGTCAGAGGGGGCAGACGAGACCAGGAAAACTCCTTGCTGGCCCAGCCTGGCTCAGGTCTCATGACTTTGCAGCTGCGTCACCAAATATAAGTTTCCATGGGAACCCAGGAGAAGAGGGGGCTTTTATTTTAGCATCTGAGTTCACACTCTCCTAGAGAGGAGGCGGCATCAGCATGGGCCATCTGCTCAGGCCAGAGAATGAGGTGTATGTAGAAGGAGTTGGGGAGACCTAAGAGGGACAAGGAGGGTCTGGGCACCTGAGTTACTGACAAAGTTCCAATTTCATAGGCTTCCAGAAGCCTCTTTTAACCCCAATTCCAGgtacccccatcccaccccaggcaggcaggaaggcctgGCCTCACACTCTGCCACCTTAAGGCCCCTACTCACCTTCGTACAAACTTGGAGGTGAATTTGCTGAAAATGCTCCCGGAGGCCCCCCTCCGTCCCTGGCTGTtgccagagggagaggctggggttaCACCGTAGGGCAAGTTCTGCTGGTCCCGCACCTGCCGGAGCTGCCCAGCATGGAAGGTGCTCCGACTGGATACACCCCGGGGGAAATTAGTTCGGTCTGGGgctcctccactgctgctgaTGTTGTGGGCGGAGGGGGAGGCGACAGGGACACGCTGGGGGGCTGTGCTGTGGGaaaagaggtgggggtggggaaatgcATCAGGGCCCGAGAAGCCATCACGGCCAAGCACCTGGAGCCCTGGTGGGAGCAGGGAAGGAAGACgctggggcagaggcagccaTCACAGAGGACACAGGAGGAGGGTGTGACCACTGAGGACACTGGGAAGGAGGACATCTAGGTGAGGTGGGAGGAatggtttgggggagggagggagccaggagggatACGTGTGCGGGGAGCAGTACAGGCTGGAGAGATGTGGCTCCTTGGGAGCTAGGCAGCTGGAACCTCGAGGGGACAATGTTGACCAACCCTCAAGGGTGAGTCCCTGTGATGCTGACTGTTCCTGGGTCCTAAGGAGTCCAGGAGGCTCAGAACCAAAAGGCTTCCTTCTGGAGCCTCTGGACGGCTTCGGGCATATCTGCTCTGAGGGGAGACTGCAGGAAAAGAGGGGGGCATTAAGCCATTTTTTGTTCCTTCCACTTCCTGGCTGCAGGGGACAAAGCCATTTCTTGTGGCTAAGATGACAAGAACAGAGCAGGACCAGGTGGGAAGAAACGGTTGGAGGCAGGGTGTGGGACAGGTGTAGGGCAGCAGGTGCACCAGCTGCCCCAGCACACTTGCCTGGGCCGCGGCACCTCACAGTTACTGTCCGTGGGGGGCAGCCCAGTGGCCTTGTTGGGGTGCACGGAGGCCGACATGGATTTCTGGTGCTGGCGGGGTCGGGCCGCAGAGACTGCGGCAGAAGCAGAAGCCGTGGAGGCCCGGGACCCTGGTGTGGTTAGGCTAGGAGACAAAAGCAGCGGAGAGGCCTGGGTTAGGGCTGGGTGGGGCGGCAGGCCGGGTGAGgaagccagggcaggcgggaagggCCAGAGCTGGGAGCGCGGCAGGATGCAGGTCAGCCCCAGGAGCAGCAGTGGGACACCAGTCAGAGCTGAGGAAGGCGGAGCTGGGAGCGGAGGGCAGGGTGAGGAAGGCGAGGTggtccagggcctggggaggaaaCCAAAGTGCAGGAAAGCCAAGGGGGCAACTgcctccagccacactggtctcCTAGGAATTCTGAAAGCAAGGCTGCTTCCTTTCCAGAAAGAGCAGGGGTTGCTAAGGGGAGTCTTCATTAGGCTCAGGAGAGGCGGAGCCAGGGACGCACAGTAAGAGATGCTGATGGTCAAGGAGCTGGGGGCTCTGCTCTCGGGCACAGCTGGGGTCACCTCCATGTGCACACCCCGCAGGTGGGCACCTCAGTTCTGCCCTGCCCTGCGCCTGGGGCCCCGGAACAAGCCTcagcactgaggcccagaggagcgGGTTGCCAGGCCCTGATGAGATGACCAGGGAGTCACACTTGGTCCACTGCAAGGAGCGGTCGCAGGAGCAcagggaaagggatgtggggagggggaagggaggaggtctGGTGTGTGGAAAGCTGGACTGGACAGAGCGACGGGActccagggagcagggaggggagtggTGCCGCTGACAGAGGTCGCCGCCGTGAGAGGCGGCTCCTGGCCCGCCTGCTCACCTGTCTTTGCCATTCTGGAtggaggcctggcccaggctggccctCTCCAAAAGCGGGGAATTCCTGCTTCGATTTGTGCTGGTGGAGAGGATGCTGTTCTGTGGGGAAGAGAGAACAAGGCTGTTACAGAGCCGGTTTCACTGGCAGGTCGCAGCACCCCTTTCCCTCCACCTTCCCCCAAGAGCGGGCACGGGTCGGCAAACAGCGGCCTGCTTCTCCTGCGGGGGCTGGGCTTTCTAAGTGAGCAAAAGCGGCCCGGAGGAGAGGCCAGGTAGGCAGCCAAAGGGAGAGGGTCTGGACCAAGAGCTGCCTGGAGAGGACCGgccgagggggtggggaggaagggcggagggggaggaggagggtggaaggAGACCAGGCAGCGCGGCTCACCGTGGAGGGGGTAGGGGTGGTTTTCTTCCTCTCTAGGCCGGGCAGGGGGCTGGCAGGCACTTTGGCTGTGCTGCTGGCCTTCCGCCCCGACTCCCGGTCCTCCTCAGGCCGCTTGTTTTCCGCGTTGTTACTCTGAGTCTTCTTAGAGTAGGAATTTGAGGTGGGAATGGCAGGACCAGCTGCTGGGCCAGAGTGATAGTGGGAATGGGTAAGACGGGGCTCACAGCGTGCCCCCTCCCCACGCCTGCTCTCCTGTGGTCTTGCCAGCAATCAGCAAACACCACTTCTCAGAGGCTGAGGGAAGGGACCTGCCCCAGGTCATGCTACTAGTAAGTGGCTGAATGGGGAGTAAAACTCAGCTATGTCATCCAAAGTCAGAGAACTTGTGACTTCTCAGCAGAGGGTGGGTCCCCCACCTGCAACTCCCCAAAGCACTTACCCTGGTCGCTGAAGCGCCGCTGCTTGGGGTTGGCAGAGACGCTGCGCTGTACCttgtgggagggggaaggagcaCTGCTATTGGTCATGTCAGCTGAAGGCCTGGGCTTCAAGGTGATGGCATCGCCTTCCTGCTGCAAGAACAGAAAAGGGAGGGCAGAAGTTAGGCAGAGATCCACAAACCCACCCGGCGCTCCAGACCAGGCCCTGCAAGGCCAATGTGCAACCGAACTCTTGTGGAAACAGGTGCCCGACACAGACCCCAACAGGCCCAGACAGACACGACCCCACCTCCCACAAAGACCCCCACCTCACGGAGGGATACACACGCCCACAGGAACGCAGGTCCAGACACAGACCTCTCGCGTACCTCCTGGGCAGGCTAAGGGGAGAACCAAGAGAGGGAGCCCAACACCACcgggggggagcaggagggagaggccatGAGTGCAGGTGGGGACACAGATGGAGACCTAGACCCCCATCCCACAGACCCCACGGACTCCGACATAAGACATGATGACCCAGATGCACAGACGAGAGGATGGACATACATGCACACAGTTACACGTATCCAGAAACAAGCACCAGGCAGAAGCAGCACAGACTCGAGATCTTTTAAGAAAAACACAGGGACCCTTACGTGCAGAGACCCAGAGATACACAATTCCCAAACAAAGAGAGACAAATATGTGGAAACAACATTTCTAGAGGAACACAGAACTGACCCAGTCAGATGGACTGAGACCCAGTCTGACTAGGTCTGCTCACCCACAtggaagcccagccccagcccagaccccACCAGGTACCTACTCCTCGCTGACAGAGGTCAGCGAGAGCAAAGACCAGTGGACTCTGGCCACCAAAGCTGAGGCTTCAAATTCATCAGCAGAGGCAGCACACCCACTCAGACACGAGCTTCTGCCCTCAATGGGGTATGGAAACATGGGGGTGCCACGGCCAGCAGggcaccgggggtgggggggggcagggcacacACCTCCGAGCTCTTGTAGCCGAGGAGCAGGTAGGTGGCCATCACCTCGTTGTACCGCTGGCCCACCAGCGAGTCCTGGATCTCTTCTCGTGTGTAACCCATGGACACCATCAGCTCTGCACAGGGGGTACACAGTTAAGGCTGGTCCCGAGTCCTTGGCAGGCTCAACCTCACGGCCCAGCCGAGCCTCACCTGTCCGCCGGGGGTCCTTGTAGTCAGGGAGCGGCTCCACATAAGGCTTTAATTCATCATCTTCGTGACCCACATTCATCCATCGATCTTTCATGATTTGCTGGGGGATAAAGTGAAGGGGAAGGAGCCTCAGTGTGAAGGTTTCCTTGGGGACCCGGGACCTGGCGGCCAGTGGGGCCCTCAGCTGCTCACCTCTAAAGTGCCTCTCTTGCTGGGATTGAGAATGAGAAATTTCTTAAGCAGGTTTTCACAGTCTGTGGACATGTAGAACGGAATACGGTATTTTCCCCTCAGTACCCGCTCCCGCAGTTCCTGCAGGAGGGAAACGGAAATCACCCCAAAGCCAAGGGAAGAAACCTAGTATCCGGGCTCCTGAGAGCTTAAGACTGGCCAGGCAGCTAGAAATGAAAtacagcaggaggcagagagcagggacatgcccccgccccccaagcccGAGGCCTGCGTCCTGAGTGCCCTGAGGGCATGGTGGACACACAACTGGTCCCATCCCTGGAGGAGGACTGAGGTAGGTGACTGCCCTGGGTGCAGAAGATCTTTAGCTGCTACCTCTGCAAGCCCTTCTCTGAGGCTCTGGCGTGGGAAGTGTAGAGAGGTGGCAAAGGGGAGAGGTCGGGGTAAGACTGGAGGCTGCGAGAGGCAATGAGAAGTAATAACAATGATCTCAGCCTGCGCTTCACTCCACCTTGAGGTTCTGTCCATCAAACGGCAGGGATCCGCTGACCAGTGTGTACAGGATGACGCCCAGGCTCCACACGTCCACCTCGGGCCCGTCGTACTTCTTGCCCTGGAAGAGCTCTGGGGCTGCGTACGGGGGGCTCCCACAGAACGTGTCCAGCTTGTTCCCAAAGGTGAACTCGTTGCTGAAACCAAAGTCTGCGATCTTGATGTTCATGTCGGCGTCCAGGAGCAGGTTTTCTGCCTGAGAAGGAAGATGGAAACCGTCAGGGACCCGAGTGGACCCACGAAGGCACTGGGCAGAAGCTGAGGGGATGGGAAAGCCAACAGGACGCCCTCTCCAGGCTTAGGGCcttctcctccagccccaggcaggcctTCCATCAGCTTAACAGGCGGGGCTGGAAGAGGGCAGCGCAGACTACTCCTCAATGGGCAGCCATGGGAGAGCTGGGATCTGAAGGCTCAGAGACGCTCTGAGCTGCGAAAGCTTCCGTCAGGCGCAGGTTAACCACGGTCATGTCTGCCTCACATTCGAACCTCTCTGTGCACATGCACTCTGCACAGCAGCTGTGCGGCGGGGTGAACGCAGTGAGCATTCTCCCTGCAGTCAGCCCTGGGCCGTCGGACGGCCGAGTAGAGTCTGGAGTGCCCCTGCCTGGCAACACTGGAGGGTGGTGGCCCAGAGCCTCTGCCCACTGCGGGAACGGGATCCTgcgtctagcccaggggtgggcaaactttttgactcgagggccacaatgggttcttaaactggaccggaggccggaacaaaagcatggatggagtgtttgtgtggactaatataaattcaaagtaagcatcattacataaaagggtacggtcttttttttttttttttttttagttttattcatttccaacgggccggatcaggcccgcgggccgtagtttgcccacggctggtctagtcgGAGACCTACATTAGAAGCAGACCAGGGCTTCCTCATTATCTCCAAAGCAGTAAAGGCTGGTGTTGCCTTGAATGCTCAGACCTGATGGTCACGTCATGGTGAATGGAAGGGAACAACCTGCTCTCACTCAAAGGTGCAGGGGGAAGAGCACGCctaccttttattaaaaaatgtttttaatatatttttattgattttagagaggaagggagagggagagagagaaacatcaacgatgaagagagaatcatggatcagctgcctcctgcacgcccccaactggggattgagcctgtaacctgggcatgtgcccttgaccagaatcgaacctgggacccttcagtccacaggccaacactctatccgctgagccaaaccggctaggacaagCACACCTACCTTTAAGTCTCTGTGAACAATAAACTTCTGGTGGCAGTACTGCACAGCAGACACTatctgaaaggaaggaagaagggttAGTCCAGAGCCACCTGGGGGAGGCCACAGGAGCTGGCACAGCTGTGACCTGGGGATCTCATTCTAAGCTGCCACTCAGATAGCAAAGCCTGAGGACCCTTCAAAGGCCACTTACAGACAGGCAGCCCCTCCCTGTCTGCCAGACCCCAAAAGGCCAAGGTCAGACCCGGACGCCGGGAGGGAGTCACACCCACCTGGCGGAATTTGGCTCgagcctctttttctttcatcctGCCATGAGCCACGAGGTAATCAAACACCTCTCCTGCAAGAGACGGGCACAGCGCTGGGTCAGAGCTTGCTGGGGCCGGGCAGTGGGGCACAGAGGAGAGGCGGTGCCATACCTACCTCCACTGGCATACTCCATGACAAGGTAGAGAGTTTTTTCAGTCTCAATCACTTCAAATAATTTAACTACAAGAGAAAAGGCCAAGCCATGAGTCAAAAAAGTAGGAGGGGCCACATATTGAGCCCCAACATGTACAGGGGGCATCCTAGGGATGaagactcccccctcccccgctcctgcTTCCCAAGGACAAGTTCCTCTCAAAGCAGCCACGCTACTAAGGACAGCTCGGCGCTCAGGCAGAGCTGCATTGTGAGCTGGGCTTCCCCAGAGGCACCCCGAGGACTGCAGCCCCCAGAAGGCGGGGCCCAGGGGAGAAGGACAATACGCCAGGGAGTGGAGCCCTGATGTGGGGGAAAAGAATGGAGCGGCAACTGGTTCTCACCTATGTTGGGATGATTCAAAACCTTCATTATTCTTACTTCCCGGAATAGCTGAAAAGTAAAATAGAGGGGTCATGTTTGCACCACTGGCTCTCCCCTGGCCTCTCCAACAGAGGCACTGCTAGGAAtctttttccaaaaagaaaaagattcgGGCAAGGAAAAGAAACAGGGCAATGGTCTGCACCTTCCGTGCCCAGCCCTGAGGGTTGAGAACAGGTGAGGGGCAGAAGGGTCAGCGGGAGGGAAGCTGGGCTCCGACGGCTCGTACCCTGAGCTTCGGcactggggccagccagccacccTGCTGCATCACCCAGATCCTGCCCCGCACAGCAGAAGGGTTTCGGTTGGGTGCCTCT is a genomic window of Myotis daubentonii chromosome 9, mMyoDau2.1, whole genome shotgun sequence containing:
- the MARK2 gene encoding serine/threonine-protein kinase MARK2 isoform X11 produces the protein MSSARTPLPTLNERDTEQPTLGHLDSKPSSKPNMLRGRNSATSADEQPHIGNYRLLKTIGKGNFAKVKLARHILTGKEVAVKIIDKTQLNSSSLQKLFREVRIMKVLNHPNIVKLFEVIETEKTLYLVMEYASGGEVFDYLVAHGRMKEKEARAKFRQIVSAVQYCHQKFIVHRDLKAENLLLDADMNIKIADFGFSNEFTFGNKLDTFCGSPPYAAPELFQGKKYDGPEVDVWSLGVILYTLVSGSLPFDGQNLKELRERVLRGKYRIPFYMSTDCENLLKKFLILNPSKRGTLEQIMKDRWMNVGHEDDELKPYVEPLPDYKDPRRTELMVSMGYTREEIQDSLVGQRYNEVMATYLLLGYKSSEQEGDAITLKPRPSADMTNSSAPSPSHKVQRSVSANPKQRRFSDQAAGPAIPTSNSYSKKTQSNNAENKRPEEDRESGRKASSTAKVPASPLPGLERKKTTPTPSTNSILSTSTNRSRNSPLLERASLGQASIQNGKDSLTTPGSRASTASASAAVSAARPRQHQKSMSASVHPNKATGLPPTDSNCEVPRPSTAPQRVPVASPSAHNISSSGGAPDRTNFPRGVSSRSTFHAGQLRQVRDQQNLPYGVTPASPSGNSQGRRGASGSIFSKFTSKFVRRNLSFRFARSSRHPSSSPELEKPLSGARPLPTPKEPE
- the MARK2 gene encoding serine/threonine-protein kinase MARK2 isoform X5 — protein: MSSARTPLPTLNERDTEQPTLGHLDSKPSSKPNMLRGRNSATSADEQPHIGNYRLLKTIGKGNFAKVKLARHILTGKEVAVKIIDKTQLNSSSLQKLFREVRIMKVLNHPNIVKLFEVIETEKTLYLVMEYASGGEVFDYLVAHGRMKEKEARAKFRQIVSAVQYCHQKFIVHRDLKAENLLLDADMNIKIADFGFSNEFTFGNKLDTFCGSPPYAAPELFQGKKYDGPEVDVWSLGVILYTLVSGSLPFDGQNLKELRERVLRGKYRIPFYMSTDCENLLKKFLILNPSKRGTLEQIMKDRWMNVGHEDDELKPYVEPLPDYKDPRRTELMVSMGYTREEIQDSLVGQRYNEVMATYLLLGYKSSEQEGDAITLKPRPSADMTNSSAPSPSHKVQRSVSANPKQRRFSDQAAGPAIPTSNSYSKKTQSNNAENKRPEEDRESGRKASSTAKVPASPLPGLERKKTTPTPSTNSILSTSTNRSRNSPLLERASLGQASIQNGKDSLTTPGSRASTASASAAVSAARPRQHQKSMSASVHPNKATGLPPTDSNCEVPRPSTAPQRVPVASPSAHNISSSGGAPDRTNFPRGVSSRSTFHAGQLRQVRDQQNLPYGVTPASPSGNSQGRRGASGSIFSKFTSKFVRRNLNEPESKDRVETLRPHVVGGGGSDKDKEESREAKPRSLRFTWSMKTTSSMEPNEMMREIRKVLDANSCQNELHEKYMLLCMHGTPGHEDFVQWEMEVCKLPRLSLNGVRFKRISGTSMAFKNIASKIANELKL